Sequence from the Desulfuromonadales bacterium genome:
CCGGAAGAGAGCGGCAAGAAAAGGGAAATCCACTAGGCACCAGAGGAAAACGAGCGGTGAGATAACCGCTTGCAACTCGTCAGCCAGTCCCGTTCGGTATGGAAAATCTGAGGAAGGATAAGACACGGCGCCCGCATGGGCGTCTTTTTTTGTCAGGAAATTTAGCTTTTGAGCAGGCCGAAGCAAAGTTTTCAGCCGCATGGAGCAAGGGCCAGCCCTGCCGGGCCGGCCCTTTTCGTCCAGATCCCTTCGCTGTGTTCAGGCCCCGGCGGGCTTGAACGTGTCGGGTGTGAAGTTGTAGGTGGCGAAGTAGTCCTCGACCGTTTCAGCCCGGCGGATCAGTTCGACGCTGCCGTCAGTGCGCAGCAACAGCTCCATGGGCCGCAGGCGGCCGTTGTACTGGAAACCCATGGCGTGCCCGTGGGCGCCGCTGTCGTGGATGGCCAGCAGGTCGCCTTCGGCGATCGGCGGCAGTTCGCGCTGCACGGCAAACTTGTCGTTGTTCTCGCACAGCGAGCCGACCACGTCGTAGACCTCGGTCTTCGGCAGGTTCTCCTTGCCGATGACGCTGATGTGGTGGTAGGCGCCGTAGAGGGCCGGGCGCATCAGGGCCGACATGCAGGCATCCACGCCGATGTACTTGCGGTAGGTGTCCTTGTGGTTGATGGCGGTGGTGATCAGGCAGCCGTGCGGGCCGGTCATGTAGCGGCCGCTCTCCATGTACATCCGCGGCGCGTAGCCGTGCTGCCGGCGGAAGGCGTCGAACAGGGCGGTGATCTCGCTGGCCATCTGCTCGAGGTTCAGGGCGTTGTCCTCCGGCCGGTAGGGGATGCCGAAGCCGCCGCCGATGTTGACGAACTCGAAGCGGATGCCGAGCTCCGACTCGACCAGTGCGGCGATCTCCAGCACCATCCGGGCGGTCTCCACCATGTAGGTGTAGTCGCGCTCGTTGGAGGCAATCATGGTGTGCAGGCCGAAGCGTTTCGCTCCCCGCTCCCGGGCCAGACGGTAGGCCGCGACCACCTGCTCGTGGGTCACGCCGTACTTGGCCTCCTCGGGATGGCCGATGATGACATTGCCGGTGCGGCGGGATCCCGGGTTGTAGCGGAAGCAGATCAGTTCGGGGAGGTTCGGCACCTTGGGGATGAGCGAGATGTCGTCCAGGTTGAGGATGCAGCCGCCGTCGGCGTCCGCGAAGCGGAACTCCTCCTGGCTGGTGTTGTTGGAGGTGAACATGATCTCTTCACCCCGGGCGCCGACCTGGCGGGCCAGGATCAGTTCGGGGATCGAGCTGCAGTCGAAGCCGAATCCCATCTCCCGCATGATCTGCTGGATCCGCCGGTTGGGCAGTGCCTTGACGGCAAAGTATTCCCGGAAGCCGTCGATGCCGGCAAAGGCCTGCTTCAGCTTCGCGCCGGTTTCGCGGATGCCGGCTTCGTCGTAGATGTGAAAGGGGGTGCCGTAGTGGGCGGCGATCTTCGCCACCACGGGGAAGAGGCGGTTCTTGAAGGACTCGGACATGGGCATGGGACGTGGCTCTCCTGTCTTTTATAAAGATGCATCCGGACGGGGCCGGAAGTTTGATCGGGAAACAACGATATACCGGATAATGGACGAAAAAACAAGAGTTTCCGAAGGCCTAGGCGGGGGTATCCCCCTCCGGCACCACCACCGGCTGCTTCTGCAGCCGCTTGTAGTAGAAATTCTGACCGTAAAGGACGGCCACCGGGTTGTGGCCGGTGACCCGGTCCTTGACCACCAGGGTAGTGACCGGCGCCAGCGAGTGCTTGGCGAAGAGCATGTCGTGGCCGACGCAGAGTCCGACGATGATGTTCATGTCGGTGCCGGCCTTGTTCAGCAGTTCGGCCTGGGCGATCGGATTGCAGGCCGGCTCGAAGGTGCCGGGGCGAACCTTGTATTTCTCTTCGATCCCCAATTTCAGCTTGTCGATGCTGCCGGCCTTGCAGCAGACGGAAAGCGGCTCCAGTCCCTGGGCGCGCAGGATGGCCGAGAGGCGCTCGGACTCATCGAGCAGGCCGACGCAGGTGCCGATGCCGATCTTTTTCCAGCCCATCAGCAGAGCGAGGGCGATGGTATCCTCGACCCGGGTCCAGCGGGCGTTGACGGCGTCCGAGCCGGGGACCGGCTGGTAGCAGAGGCCTTCGACCTTCGCCGCCACCCGGGCAAGGCGCGCATCCTCGTCGCTGCCCGTATATTGGCGGAAGGAATCCTCGATGATCTGAGCCTCACGTTCCGAGGGGCAGTAGCCGGGTTTCGGCGGGCGGGTGGCCGGATCGCCGCTCCAGCAGTTGGTCGTGCCGCACTTCTGCCAGACGGCGCCGCATCTGGAACAGGAAAGGGGGGTCTCGTCGGACATGGCTCACTCCTTTTCGTCGGTTGTGGCCGGCCGCGCCTGGATCAGGACGTACGGCTGGACGATCAACATGCGGAACGCCCGGAGCGGTTCTGCGTCCCAGGCGGCAATCTGCACGGGGGTCGGTTTGACCAGTCGGCCGGTGGTGATCCAGACGCCGACCGCAGCGGTGTCGTCGGCGCTGATGCGGTCGGCGGTTTCGGCCAGGTCGAGAGCGGGGTCGACGACGATCAGTGCACCGCGGTCGAGGTGCGGGCGCAGCCAGTGCCACTCGACGTCCTCAATCTCGTCGGCCAATTTTTTTAGCGATGAATTCACGCGGTCTCTTTTCCTTTGCGGTGGCGTTTTTCGGACGTCCCGAGTTCCCTGAGCGCCTGACCAAAATCCGCTTACAAGGCGATGCCGTAGTTGAGCAGGAGAATGTCGGCTCCGGGGTTTTTGTCGTGCAGGTTGGCATTGGAAATGTGCTGGTAGCGAAATCCGAGCCGGGAGCGGTCGGTGAATTCCCAGGAGAGACCGAGGCCGGACATGAATTGGAAGACGCCACCGAGTTCCTTGCTGTCGCCCTGCTCGTAGGCTCCGATGCTCGTCTGCGGGGAAAGAACGAAGGGGCCGAGGGCAAGGTCGAGATAGATTCCGGCGTAGCCGAAAATTCCGCCGGAGAGGTTGGCCTGCACGCCGGCGAGCGGACCGATGCAGAGGAGTTTCTGGCCGAAGCGGAACTCGACCTGGGCGGCCAGAGCGTCGTCCTTATCGTCAAAGGCCTCGAAGGTACCGACGGCAAGGTTGAGATAGTGCGGGCCGTCACCCTGCACGTGCACGCCGCGAGAAGTCTCGGCGGCCAGGGATGGGACTGCGGCGCTCATCAAGATGAACAGGGCCAGCAGGGAACCGAAAAATGACTTCAAAAAAGCCTCTCCTTCTGTAAATGCTTTGCCGTCAGGGTCGGATCTTCCGACATTCGAGATAGAAACGTTTCTCGTCCGCTTCTCCCATGGAGAAGGTTTTGCGCGGCAGGGCGCCGTCGAGAATGATGGTCTTGAAAAGTTCGTGTTTGGAAATGGCCGGCAGGTAGAAGCCGACATTGCCCTGCCGCGAGCCGAGGGAGGTGACCGCTCCCTCGCCGTGGATGTAGTCGATCCGGGCGCCCTTCTCTGCGGCGAGGAAGTAGTCGAGAAAACCCTGCAGGGTAGCAACCGTCAGGTGCAGGGTCGGCTTTTCTATCGTCAACAGACCGAAGCCGTCAGCGCTGACGAAGGGGATCTGGTGGCGATGCCCGGCAGCGGCGCCCTGGCGGGCGGCTTCAAGTGCTGTGCGTTCGGCGAAGCGCTCGCAGCGCAGAATCGCCCCCTGCCCGGCAAAATAGTTCTCCATCTGCAGCAGCATCGCTTCGACATCGACGTCGAACAGCACCCGGTGGATCGCCTCGAACTCGAGACCCGGGTCGTGCAGGTTGACCAGTTCGACGAGAGCGTAGCGGGCCGGATGGTCCATGATCGCCTGCCGGTCGGGCGCTTCCTCTTTCAATTTTTCCCAGATCGCCTTGGCGGTGGCGAAGGAGTGGTTGCCGTCGCCCATGGCGTAGAGGACGACCGGTCGCCCTTCGACGTCGTAGCGGCGGGCGAACTGCTCCGGGTCGGCCAGGCGTTCAAGAGCCTCGGCGACCTGGAGGATGCCGTCGGCGTCGTCCACCCGGTACCCCCGGATATGCCCGCCGCCGAGCATCAGCGGGAAGTCGTAGGCCGTTTGGCGTGAACGGGCGAACAGCGGCTCGATCACCGTCTGCTGCGGATCGTCGATCAGTACCATGATGTGGGGCAGTTCGATGCAGGCCTGCTCGCGCACCCGGATGCGCGGCGGCAACCGATCGAGGATCGTTCCCTCGGTAGCGCGGATCAGCGACTGCGCCCCTTCCCGGTAGTCGTACTGTTCCAGGTCGAGGGCGACGATGAGTCCCTTGCGGGAAGAGACGGCCTGCGTCTGCCGGTCGACCAGCAGGAAGCCGGGCTTCTGCGGCACCAGGATGCCTTCGGCCAGGTAGCGTTCCATCTCATGGTTGATGCGGCGGATACGCTCCTCGCTGTCGGGTTCCTCCAGGTAGACCTCGGGGAAGATGAGGTGGAAGGTCGAGGGACTGCCGGCAGTCAGCTCCTGCACCTTCTCCCAATAGGCGGGTTCGGAGGTGTACTGATCACAGGCGATCACCGCCCATCTGGTCAGATCGATTTCCGTTCCGGGCAGCAGCAGGGAGGGAACCTGAAGGGCGATTCGGTCGAAGGTCGTCATAGTCTTTACCTGTCGTTGGCAAGCGTGTCCGGCGGCAACTGGTGGCTGTGGGCGGGCGATGGATTGCAGTCCAGATAGCACAATTAGAGGTAAGAGGCAAGGGGCAAGGGATGGGGGATGAGTATCTTCAGTACAAAATAGGCTTGCGCTTGGTCACCCCTCCATGGTAACAGTGCGGGAATTTTCCTTCGGAGTTTCCATATGATCCACCTGACAGGCATCAGCAAGCAGCACGGTGCGCAGATACTATTCCAGAACGCCAGCTTTCAGATTCTTCCCGGCAGCCGCAGCGGCCTGGTCGGCCCCAACGGCGCCGGCAAGACGACCATTTTCCGCCTGATCACCGGCGAGGAGCACCCCGACAGCGGTGAAATCAGCTGTGCCAGAAAGACCGTCATCGGCTATTTCTCCCAGGACGTCGGCGAAATGTCGGGCCGCTCGGCCCTGGAGGAAGTAATGGCCGCCTCCGCCCGGACGATGGCCCTCGGTGCCGAAATCAAGGCGATGGAGGCGGCCATGTGCGAGCCGATGGCCGACGACGCGCTGGCGGCGCTTCTCGAACGCTACGGGGACGCCCAGGAGGAGTTCGAGCACCGCGGCGGCTACGATTTGGAGAATCGCGCCCAGGCGGTGCTCACCGGCCTCGGCATCGGCCCGGACGCCTATGGCCGCCCGGTGGAGAGCTTCAGCGGCGGCTGGAAGATGCGCATCGCCCTCGCCCGCATCCTCACCCTCAATCCCGACGTGCTGCTGCTCGACGAGCCGACCAACCACCTCGACGTCGAGTCGATCGTCTGGCTCGAAGAGTGGCTGGCTTCCGAGTTCAAGGGGGCGCTGCTGATGACCAGCCACGACCGGGATTTCATGAACCGGCTGGTCACCCGCATCATCGAGGTCGCTGGCAAGACCGTCACCACTTACGGCGGCAACTACGATTTCTATCTGCGCGAGCGCGAGATCCGTCGCGAGCAGCTTCTTGCCAGCCACCGCCGGCAACAGGAGATGCTGGCCAAGGAGGAGGAGTTCATCTCCCGCTTCGCCGCCCGGGCATCCCACGCCGCCCAGGTACAGTCGCGGGTGAAGAAGCTGGAGAAGATCGACCGCATCGAGATTCCGGCCGAGCAGAAGACCATCCGGTTCGCGTTCGCCGAACCGCCGCGCAGCGGCGACGACGTGGTCAAGATCGAGGGACTCGGCAAAACCTGGCCGCTTCCCGAGGGGGGCGAAAAATCGGTCTTCGGCGGCGTTTCCGGGCTTATCCGGCGGCAGGAAAAGATCGCCGTGGTCGGCGTCAACGGCGCCGGCAAGTCGACCTTTCTCAAGGTTCTCACCGGCCAGACCGCACCATCAGCCGGCAGCGTCGTCCTCGGCGCCAACGTCAATCTCGGCTACTTCAGCCAGCACGCCATGGATATCCTCGACCCGAAAAAGAGCGTCTTCGCCACTGTGCAGGAGGCGCTCCCCCAGGCGAGCATCGGCGTCGTGCGCAATCTGTGCGCCGCCTTCCTCTTTCAGGGGGACGACGTCGACAAGCGCGTCGACAAGCTCTCCGGCGGCGAGAAGAGCCGGCTGGTCCTCGCCACCCTGCTGGCTCGGCCGCTCAACTTCCTGGTCCTCGACGAGCCGACCAACCATCTCGACATCCAGTCCCGCGAAATCCTGCTCGAAGCGCTGCAGAACTTTGCCGGTACGGTGGTCCTGGTCAGCCACGACCGGCATTTCCTGCGCTGTCTGGTGAACCGGGTCTTCGAGATCGACCATGGGGAGATGCGGGTCTACGAGGGAGACTACGAATATTATCTGCACAAGACCGGGCGGGAGCACCGGGCGGCTTGAAGACGAATATTATCCGCAGATTTACGCAGACTTAATCCTTGAATCCTGCTTTTGTTTTTTTATCTGCGTCATCTGCGGATAAAGAAGCCCTTTTTTCAGATTTCAAAGGAGAGACCCCATGAGTTACAGCGCCCCCGAAAAGTTCGAACACGTCACCGTCACCTGCAAGGCCAATCTCTATTTCGACGGCAAGGTCGCCAGCCACACGATCGCTTTTGCCGACGGCAGCAAAAAGACCCTCGGCCTGATCTACCCGGGCTCGTTCAAGTTCAACACCGACGCTCCCGAGCGGATGGAGATCATCGCCGGCGCCTGCCGGGTGCGCCTTGCCGGGCAGGGTGACTGGATCGGTTTCACCGCCGGGACCTGGTTCGACGTGCCGGGCAAGTCGTTCTTCGAGATCGCGGTGGAGACCGGCGTGGCCGAGTACGTTTGCTCCTTCGGCTGAGCAGAAAAAAGCGGCCGGCGGCTGGCGCCATCGACGCGCATCTGCAAAAAGCAAAAGGGCGGCCAACCGGTCGCCCTTTTGCGCATAAATCCATGGTGGTCGAACCACGCCCCGATCCTTTATCGCAGGCATACTCTGGAGGCTGAGAATGTTCGAAGTCGGCCGTATTCACGCCTTGCAGGTGGACCATGTCGACGAGCGCGGTGCCTGGCTGTTGGGGGGCGGGGAGGCGATCCTGCTGCCCCGGCGGGAAGTGTCCGGTGAGATTAAAGCCGGCGAGCGGCTCAGCGTCTTCGTCACCCGGGAGTCCTCCGGCAGCCTGGTGGCGACTCTCCGGCGGCCGCTGGCGCAGTTGGGTGAATTCGCCCTGCTCCGGGTCCGCCAGGTCAGCCGCCCCGGCGCCTTTCTCGACTGGGGGCTGGAGAAGGATCTGCTCGTCCCCTACAGCGAGCAGCCCGAGCGGATGCAGGTGGGGCGCAACTACCTGGTCAAGGTCTGTCTCGATAGTCTGGGGCGGCTGGTCGGCACCGCTCGCATCGACCGCTGCCTGGAAAAGGAGGAGATCGACCTCGCCGAAGGGGAGAAGGTGGAACTGGTCATCTGGGAATTCACCGACCTGGGCGCCAGGGTGATCATCAACGACCTCTATGCCGGCTTGCTTTACAAGGACGAACTCAAGGGGGGGCTCAAGCGCGGGGATCGGCTCAAGGGATATGTCAAGCGTCTCCGTGAGGATCGCAAGGTCGACGTCACCCTGTCCAGGGGCGGCGCCGAGGGGATGGAGGAGGCCAAGGCAGTCCTCCTGGCCGCGCTGCGGCAAAGCGATTTTCTTCCCCTGCACGACCAGAGCCCGCCGGCGGTCATCCAGCAGGTGCTGGGGATAAGCAAGAAGACTTTCAAGAAGGCGGTCGGCGGCCTCTACAAGGCTGGTCTGGTCGAACTGGGCAGCGAGGGGATCCGGCTGAAGAAAGGCTGAATCGACGGGTGCCGTCTGTTTCCGGGCGGTTTCATCGGCATCATTGACAGGGGCGGCGGCGACCGCTACATTCGCGAATGGAAGAATTGCTGACCACCCACGGTTATCCGGCCCTGTTCCTGCTGAGCTTTCTCGCCTCTACCCTGCTGCCGCTCGGCTCCGAATGGCTGCTCGCGGCACTGTTGCTCAAAGGGTTCGATCCGACACTGAGCGTCGCCCTGGCGACCCTGGGCAACACCCTCGGTGCGCTGACCACCTACGGCATCGGCCTCTGGGGCGGCCCCGTTCTGATCGGCCGGGTGCTGCGCATCGACGAGGCGGCCCGGTTGCGTTCCGAGCGGTTTTACGCCCGCTACGGCGCCTGGTCGCTGCTGCTCTCCTGGGTGCCGGTGCTTGGCGATCCCCTCTGCCTGGTCGGCGGGCTGCTGCGAGTCGGTTTCGGCCGGTTTTTCCTGCTGGTCGCCGCCGGCAAGCTCGCCCGTTACGTGGGGGTCGCCCTGCTGACTCTCGAGGGGAGTCGCCTCCTCGCCTGAGGCTGCCCGGCTGGCGACCTCTTTTGCCGGAAGCGTGTTTCGATGACCAACCCCACTGCAAAGCAGATCCGGCACTATGGCTGGACGGTCGTTTTCGCCGGCGCCCTCTCCCTCTTCGCCTGTCTGGGGCTCGCCCGCTTCGCCTTCGGCATGCTGCTGCCGGCGATGCGTACCGGCCTCGACCTGGCGTTCGACCAGATGGGTTTCATCAGCATGGGCAATTTTGCCGGCTATCTCGCGGCGGTCGCCCTGGCGCCGACGCTCATCCGGCGCTTCCGGCCCCGCGCCACCATCGTCGCCGCCCTGCTGCTGATCGCCCTCTGCATGCTGGGGATCAGCCTCTGTCACAGCTTTTGGCAAGTCCTGCTCCTTTACACCCTGGTGGGCATCGGCAGCGGTTTCGCCAACATTCCGGTGATGGTTCTGGTTTCGCACTGGTTCCGGCGCGAGCGCCGGGGGCGGGCCGCCGGCCTGATGGTCATGGGCAGCGGTGCGGGGATCGTCTTCTCCGGTTATCTCATCCCGACGCTCAACCGCGGGCTGGGGGCGGAGGGGTGGCGCAGCGGCTGGCAGATTCTCGCCCTGCTGGCGCTGCTGGTTTCCGGCATCGCCGGCAAGCTGTTGCGCAACGATCCGGCCGAGCTCAATCTCGAGCCGGTCGGGAATATCCAGCCGATCCCGCCGCAGCAGGTGGCGGCAAGGGAGACGCCCGGAGCCGGCCGCATCCTGCTGCAGCTGGGCTTGCTCTACCTCGTCTTCGGCGCGACCTACATGGTCTACGGCACCTTCATCGTCACGACCATGGTGGTAGAATACGGCTTCACCGAGGCGCGGGCGGGGATGTTCTGGTCCTGGGTAGGGTGGTGCAGTCTTCTCTCGGGGGTGTCGTTCGGCGTGCTCTCCGACCGGATCGGCCGCAGAGGGGGGCTGGCCGTGGTCTTCGGGGTCCAGACGGCGGCCTACCTGCTGGCCGGATCAAAGCTCGGCACCACGGCGCTGCTGCTCTCCATTGTCCTCTACGGGCTGGCGGCCTTCGCTATCCCGACCATCATGGCGGCGGCGGTGGGCGACTACCTGGGCCTCTCGCGTGCTGCGCAGGCGTTTTCGCTGATTACTCTATTCTTCGCTGTCGGCCAGACGATCGGTCCGGGCGGCGCCGGCGTCATCGCCGAAGCGAGCGGAACGTTCACCACCAGCTATCTGGCGGCAGCCACCCTGACCGGCGTTGCCGTATTGCTGACGGCGCTGCTGCCCAGGTCCGAGGCCTGAATCCCCGCCGACAGAGAGTATTTCTGCCGGCTGCGGGGCAGGCGAGGCGGGCGACCCAAACCCCGGGAGGTAAACCGGCCGTGGAAAACTTTGTCCAGATCGGGGTCTTCCTGGGGCTGGGACTGCTGTTTCGCCGCATCAAGGATTTCCCGCGCGAATTTGCCCAGGCCCTCAACTTTTTCGCCCTTTACGTGTCGCTGCCCGCCCTGATCCTGCTCAAGGTGCCGCAGTTGAGCTTTTCCCGTGAGCTGCTGGTGGCGGCCATAGTGCCGTGGGGAATGCTGCTCGTTTCCGTGGTCCTGGTCCTGCTCGGGGCGCGGCTGTGGCACTGGTCCCGCTCCTGCACCGCCGTGCTGCTGCTCATCGTCCCGCTGGGCAATACCTCCTTCATGGGGGTGCCGATGGTGCAGGCCTTTTTCGGGACTGCGGGCATCCCCTTCCTCATCATCTACGACCAACTCGGAACCCTGCTGATCTTTGCCAGTTACGGTTCGTTCATCCTTGCCCTGTACGGACGGGAAGGCTCTATGGACCTGGCGACGGTGGCCCGGCGCCTGTTTCTCTTTCCTCCCGCCATCGCCCTGGTGGTCGGCCTGGCGCTGCGCCCATGGACCTATCCGGCCGAGCTTGTGCATGCCCTGCAGGGTGTCGCCGCTTCCATCGTCCCGCTGGTCATGACCGCCGTCGGTTTTCAGCTGCGGCTGCGGCTGCGCCCCGGCATCCTCGCTCCCCTCGGCTACGGCATGGCGATCAAGCTGCTGGTTGCGCCCATGGCGGCACTGCTGGCCTGCCGCCTGCTCGGCCTGCACGGGTTGGCGAGCGACGTCGCGGTGTTCGAGGCCGGCATGCCGCCGATGGTCACCGCCGGGGCACTGGCCGTCGCCGCCGGGCTCGATGCCGAGCTCTCGGTGGCCCTGGTCGGTTTCGGTATCTTCTTCTCCTTCGCCACCCTGCCGCTGCTCTACTGGCTGCTGCAGGTTTTTCCCTGAAGAACACACGGCAAGCCGCAGCCGACAAACAGAAAAAGCCCCACGGATTTCCGTGGGGCTTTTTCTGCAAATCATGAAGCAAGAAGGCTCTTGCTTAGATCCGGCGAACCTTGGCCGACTGGGGGCCTTTCTGCCCCTGGACGACGTCGAAGCTCACGCGGTCGCCTTCGGCGAGGGATTTGAAACCGTCGCCCTGAATTTCCGAAAAGTGGACGAACACGTCGGGCCCGTTGTCCTGCTGAATGAAGCCGAAACCTTTGGCGTCGTTAAACCACTTCACAGTACCTTCAGCCATTTTGTTGCTCCTTTTTTCCCTGTTGGGACTTGTTGTTGTGCAAATCACGATCGCTGCCAAAATAAAAAACACACAGCCAAAAGAGGTCTGTGTGTTTGTTCCGCTCTGACGCCATGTCAAGATGTCGGGCAACTGAAAATTTACACAAACTTGCTTGAGTTAGGTGACACTAGCACGGCGGCGATCCGGAAAGCAAGCTAATAATTGCCAATCAACACTAGTCCCTGCTTTTTTTGTGGACTGGGGGGAGCCATTCCCCGTACCATGTGACCAAAGCAAACACCATCGCAGAGGAAGGAACATTCAATGGCAAAGGTAAAACAGGGCGACCGGGTCAAAATCAATTTCACCGGCAGGCTCGAAGACGGAACAATTTTCGACACGACCGTCGAGGAGGCAGGCTGCAGCTCCGATGGCTGCGCCTCTGACGACTGC
This genomic interval carries:
- a CDS encoding DUF2288 domain-containing protein, translating into MNSSLKKLADEIEDVEWHWLRPHLDRGALIVVDPALDLAETADRISADDTAAVGVWITTGRLVKPTPVQIAAWDAEPLRAFRMLIVQPYVLIQARPATTDEKE
- a CDS encoding DUF1015 domain-containing protein, yielding MTTFDRIALQVPSLLLPGTEIDLTRWAVIACDQYTSEPAYWEKVQELTAGSPSTFHLIFPEVYLEEPDSEERIRRINHEMERYLAEGILVPQKPGFLLVDRQTQAVSSRKGLIVALDLEQYDYREGAQSLIRATEGTILDRLPPRIRVREQACIELPHIMVLIDDPQQTVIEPLFARSRQTAYDFPLMLGGGHIRGYRVDDADGILQVAEALERLADPEQFARRYDVEGRPVVLYAMGDGNHSFATAKAIWEKLKEEAPDRQAIMDHPARYALVELVNLHDPGLEFEAIHRVLFDVDVEAMLLQMENYFAGQGAILRCERFAERTALEAARQGAAAGHRHQIPFVSADGFGLLTIEKPTLHLTVATLQGFLDYFLAAEKGARIDYIHGEGAVTSLGSRQGNVGFYLPAISKHELFKTIILDGALPRKTFSMGEADEKRFYLECRKIRP
- a CDS encoding pyrimidine/purine nucleoside phosphorylase, coding for MSYSAPEKFEHVTVTCKANLYFDGKVASHTIAFADGSKKTLGLIYPGSFKFNTDAPERMEIIAGACRVRLAGQGDWIGFTAGTWFDVPGKSFFEIAVETGVAEYVCSFG
- a CDS encoding AEC family transporter; protein product: MENFVQIGVFLGLGLLFRRIKDFPREFAQALNFFALYVSLPALILLKVPQLSFSRELLVAAIVPWGMLLVSVVLVLLGARLWHWSRSCTAVLLLIVPLGNTSFMGVPMVQAFFGTAGIPFLIIYDQLGTLLIFASYGSFILALYGREGSMDLATVARRLFLFPPAIALVVGLALRPWTYPAELVHALQGVAASIVPLVMTAVGFQLRLRLRPGILAPLGYGMAIKLLVAPMAALLACRLLGLHGLASDVAVFEAGMPPMVTAGALAVAAGLDAELSVALVGFGIFFSFATLPLLYWLLQVFP
- a CDS encoding ABC-F family ATP-binding cassette domain-containing protein; the encoded protein is MIHLTGISKQHGAQILFQNASFQILPGSRSGLVGPNGAGKTTIFRLITGEEHPDSGEISCARKTVIGYFSQDVGEMSGRSALEEVMAASARTMALGAEIKAMEAAMCEPMADDALAALLERYGDAQEEFEHRGGYDLENRAQAVLTGLGIGPDAYGRPVESFSGGWKMRIALARILTLNPDVLLLDEPTNHLDVESIVWLEEWLASEFKGALLMTSHDRDFMNRLVTRIIEVAGKTVTTYGGNYDFYLREREIRREQLLASHRRQQEMLAKEEEFISRFAARASHAAQVQSRVKKLEKIDRIEIPAEQKTIRFAFAEPPRSGDDVVKIEGLGKTWPLPEGGEKSVFGGVSGLIRRQEKIAVVGVNGAGKSTFLKVLTGQTAPSAGSVVLGANVNLGYFSQHAMDILDPKKSVFATVQEALPQASIGVVRNLCAAFLFQGDDVDKRVDKLSGGEKSRLVLATLLARPLNFLVLDEPTNHLDIQSREILLEALQNFAGTVVLVSHDRHFLRCLVNRVFEIDHGEMRVYEGDYEYYLHKTGREHRAA
- the lysA gene encoding diaminopimelate decarboxylase: MPMSESFKNRLFPVVAKIAAHYGTPFHIYDEAGIRETGAKLKQAFAGIDGFREYFAVKALPNRRIQQIMREMGFGFDCSSIPELILARQVGARGEEIMFTSNNTSQEEFRFADADGGCILNLDDISLIPKVPNLPELICFRYNPGSRRTGNVIIGHPEEAKYGVTHEQVVAAYRLARERGAKRFGLHTMIASNERDYTYMVETARMVLEIAALVESELGIRFEFVNIGGGFGIPYRPEDNALNLEQMASEITALFDAFRRQHGYAPRMYMESGRYMTGPHGCLITTAINHKDTYRKYIGVDACMSALMRPALYGAYHHISVIGKENLPKTEVYDVVGSLCENNDKFAVQRELPPIAEGDLLAIHDSGAHGHAMGFQYNGRLRPMELLLRTDGSVELIRRAETVEDYFATYNFTPDTFKPAGA
- a CDS encoding acyloxyacyl hydrolase codes for the protein MKSFFGSLLALFILMSAAVPSLAAETSRGVHVQGDGPHYLNLAVGTFEAFDDKDDALAAQVEFRFGQKLLCIGPLAGVQANLSGGIFGYAGIYLDLALGPFVLSPQTSIGAYEQGDSKELGGVFQFMSGLGLSWEFTDRSRLGFRYQHISNANLHDKNPGADILLLNYGIAL
- a CDS encoding S1-like domain-containing RNA-binding protein: MFEVGRIHALQVDHVDERGAWLLGGGEAILLPRREVSGEIKAGERLSVFVTRESSGSLVATLRRPLAQLGEFALLRVRQVSRPGAFLDWGLEKDLLVPYSEQPERMQVGRNYLVKVCLDSLGRLVGTARIDRCLEKEEIDLAEGEKVELVIWEFTDLGARVIINDLYAGLLYKDELKGGLKRGDRLKGYVKRLREDRKVDVTLSRGGAEGMEEAKAVLLAALRQSDFLPLHDQSPPAVIQQVLGISKKTFKKAVGGLYKAGLVELGSEGIRLKKG
- a CDS encoding DUF1847 domain-containing protein; translation: MSDETPLSCSRCGAVWQKCGTTNCWSGDPATRPPKPGYCPSEREAQIIEDSFRQYTGSDEDARLARVAAKVEGLCYQPVPGSDAVNARWTRVEDTIALALLMGWKKIGIGTCVGLLDESERLSAILRAQGLEPLSVCCKAGSIDKLKLGIEEKYKVRPGTFEPACNPIAQAELLNKAGTDMNIIVGLCVGHDMLFAKHSLAPVTTLVVKDRVTGHNPVAVLYGQNFYYKRLQKQPVVVPEGDTPA
- a CDS encoding YqaA family protein, whose product is MEELLTTHGYPALFLLSFLASTLLPLGSEWLLAALLLKGFDPTLSVALATLGNTLGALTTYGIGLWGGPVLIGRVLRIDEAARLRSERFYARYGAWSLLLSWVPVLGDPLCLVGGLLRVGFGRFFLLVAAGKLARYVGVALLTLEGSRLLA
- a CDS encoding MFS transporter, which gives rise to MTNPTAKQIRHYGWTVVFAGALSLFACLGLARFAFGMLLPAMRTGLDLAFDQMGFISMGNFAGYLAAVALAPTLIRRFRPRATIVAALLLIALCMLGISLCHSFWQVLLLYTLVGIGSGFANIPVMVLVSHWFRRERRGRAAGLMVMGSGAGIVFSGYLIPTLNRGLGAEGWRSGWQILALLALLVSGIAGKLLRNDPAELNLEPVGNIQPIPPQQVAARETPGAGRILLQLGLLYLVFGATYMVYGTFIVTTMVVEYGFTEARAGMFWSWVGWCSLLSGVSFGVLSDRIGRRGGLAVVFGVQTAAYLLAGSKLGTTALLLSIVLYGLAAFAIPTIMAAAVGDYLGLSRAAQAFSLITLFFAVGQTIGPGGAGVIAEASGTFTTSYLAAATLTGVAVLLTALLPRSEA
- a CDS encoding cold-shock protein, which encodes MAEGTVKWFNDAKGFGFIQQDNGPDVFVHFSEIQGDGFKSLAEGDRVSFDVVQGQKGPQSAKVRRI